A DNA window from Pyrus communis chromosome 3, drPyrComm1.1, whole genome shotgun sequence contains the following coding sequences:
- the LOC137728430 gene encoding vinorine synthase-like: protein MMGSEMKVEVIHKEAIRPSSPTPHYLKTTNLSVFDQLLPDIYVPFLLFYPNNNTDHRSLAAERSKILKTSLSEILTHFYPFAGKFHYNDSICCNDHGVAFLEAQVNCPISKILDKADIGMVKQLLPADMASRQAVTGYLLLVQANFFECGGMAIGVSIAHKVADASTISTFIKRWAEIALDSTSRPNTDCEAVLPAEFGVAASLFPPQDILNAPQPTLEFPKEKCITRTYLFDTSKIAALKSKSASATVPKPTRIEVVSALIWKCAMEASKSKFGSIRPSAWCHAVNMRNVLVRPSAENLLGNLVGKFIARAGESEVVDLDLQSLVGKLRKGIEEFKVKYANNVTGDACESLKEYGDLLQMDDIEIYTCSSWCRFPFYAADFGWGKPSWVNQSLEGKNLIVLMDVRDGDGVEVSLTFNEEDMAIIESNKELLAYASLGRNLILQKEVALVV, encoded by the coding sequence ATGATGGGTTCAGAGATGAAGGTAGAAGTCATTCACAAGGAAGCAATCAGACCATCGTCTCCAACTCCTCACTACCTCAAAACAACCAACCTCTCTGTTTTTGATCAGCTTCTTCCTGATATTTATGTCCCCTTCCTTCTCTTCTATCCCAACAATAATACTGATCACCGATCTTTAGCAGCTGAAAGATCAAAAATCCTTAAGACATCATTATCTGAAATACTCACTCACTTCTATCCCTTTGCAGGAAAGTTCCACTATAATGATTCAATCTGTTGCAATGACCATGGTGTTGCATTTCTTGAAGCCCAAGTCAACTGTCCCATATCCAAGATTTTGGACAAAGCAGATATTGGGATGGTAAAACAATTGCTTCCAGCTGATATGGCATCCAGACAAGCAGTCACAGGCTATCTTCTACTAGTCCAGGCCAATTTCTTCGAATGCGGTGGAATGGCAATTGGAGTCAGTATTGCGCATAAGGTTGCGGATGCGTCTACAATCAGCACATTCATCAAAAGATGGGCTGAAATTGCACTTGACTCGACCAGTAGGCCCAATACTGATTGCGAGGCAGTTCTTCCAGCAGAATTTGGTGTCGCAGCTTCTCTTTTTCCACCACAAGATATTCTCAATGCACCTCAACCGACCTTGGAATTTCCTAAAGAAAAGTGTATAACAAGGACATATTTGTTTGACACTTCAAAGATTGCTGCACTCAAGTCCAAGTCCGCCAGTGCTACTGTACCAAAGCCTACGCGCATTGAAGTAGTATCCGCTCTCATTTGGAAATGCGCAATGGAagcatcaaaatcaaaattcgGGTCAATAAGGCCATCTGCCTGGTGTCACGCGGTGAACATGCGAAACGTGTTGGTGCGGCCCTCGGCAGAAAATTTATTGGGAAATCTTGTGGGGAAGTTTATAGCAAGGGCCGGAGAAAGTGAAGTCGTGGATCTTGACCTTCAAAGCTTAGTTGGTAAGTTGAGGAAAGGCATTGAGGAGTTCAAAGTAAAATATGCTAATAATGTTACCGGGGATGCATGTGAGTCCTTGAAAGAGTATGGGGACCTCTTACAGATGGATGATATAGAAATCTATACCTGCAGCAGTTGGTGCAGGTTTCCCTTCTACGCAGCAGATTTTGGATGGGGAAAGCCATCGTGGGTGAATCAGAGTCTCGAAGGCAAGAATTTGATTGTGCTGATGGATGTGCGAGATGGAGATGGTGTTGAAGTGTCCTTAACTTTTAATGAAGAAGACATGGCCATAATTGAAAGCAATAAGGAGCTGCTTGCATATGCTTCTCTCGGTCGGAATCTCATTCTTCAAAAAGAAGTTGCCCTTGTTGTATGA
- the LOC137728431 gene encoding uncharacterized protein translates to MTPVELRESKIQLQELVDKGYIQPSMSSWGAPVLTNALVAFMDLMNIVFRPYLDRFMIVFIDDILIYSKSNAEHMKHLRSLKHVFTQKELNLRRKWMKLISDYNCTIEYHLVHVNVVVDSLSGRSHGQLASIRAIHVPLLFSLRETGVSMTSDSQGALSAHFYVRPVLVDMVREAQELGPQCANLRQDLKIRKDRALVMRNRLFVGRHHLRFRVWFAEDAVDLLYITAYHPQTDGQSERTIQTLEDMMRVSVLHYNSSIGMAHFEACQTLLCWTEVGERITKRIGAVTYRLELLPELSQIYNVFHVSMLRKYVSDPSQVIQPEPLEVNQDVSYVEERVAIIDRPDKTLRNKVIPLVKVLWGNHVVEEVTWETEELMRN, encoded by the exons ATGACACCAGTGGAATTGAGAGAATCTAAGATTCAGCTTCAGGAGCTAGTGGATAAGGGCTACATCCAACCCAGCATGTCTTCCTGGGGTGCTCCTGT GTTAACAAATGCTCTTGTAGCattcatggatttgatgaacatAGTCTTTAGACCGTATCTGGATCGGTTTATGATTGTGTTCATTGATGACATCCTGATCTATTCCAAAAGTAATGCCGAGCATATGAAGCATTTGAG GAGCCTGAAACATGTCTTCACTCAGAAAGAACTAAATTTGAGACGAAAGTGGATGAAGCTCATTAGTGATTATAACTGCACTATCGAGTATCATCTGGTACATGTTAATGTAGTAGTGGATTCACTTAGCGGGAGATCCCACGGACAACTTGCCTCTATTCGAGCTATCCATGTGCCGCTACTGTTTTCTCTGCGGGAAACTGGTGTTTCAATGACGTCAGATTCACAGGGAGCATTGTCGGCACACTTCTACGTTAGGCCTGTCCTAGTGGATATGGTTAGGGAAGCTCAGGAACTTGGTCCGCAATGTGCAAACCTAAGACAAGATTTGAAAATCCGGAAAGATAGAGCTTTAGTGATGAGAAATAGGCTGTTTGTGGGAAGACATCACCTTAGATTTCGTGTATGGTTTGCCGAGGACGCAGTCGAt TTATTGTACATAACTGCTTATCATCCACAGACCGATGGTCAATCAGAGAGGACgattcagaccttggaggacATGATGAGAGTGTCTGTTCTCCA CTACAACTCCAGTATCGGTATGGCACATTTTGAGGCGTGCCAGACACTGCTGTGTTGGACAGAGGTTGGTGAACGG ATCACGAAGAGAATTGGTGCAGTTACTTATAGACTGGAGTTACTGCCAGAGTTGTCGCAGATTTACAACGTATTTCATGTTTCCATGCTTCGGAAATATGTATCAGATCCCTCGCAAGTCATTCAGCCGGAACCATTGGAAGTGAATCAGGATGTGAGTTATGTCGAGGAACGAGTGGCTATCATCGACCGACCGGATAAGACTTTGAGGAACAAAGTCATTCCGTTGGTGAAAGTGCTGTGGGGAAACCATGTTGTCGAGGAAGTGACATGGGAAACGGAAGAATTGATGAGGAATTAG